The DNA segment AGGCTATCCTCCTCAACCCCAAGTCGATGGTGGCCTGGCACGCGTTAGGCATGTGCCAGCGGCTTGACAAGAAGTTTGGCGAGGCAGTGAAGGCATTCAAGCGTGCGCTGACATTTGATCCGGCGAAcacggaggtgctgcgcgattTGGCGTCAGCGTGCATTCAAGTGCGTGACTGGCCTCTGTTCCTGGAGGCGCGTGAGAAGATGGTCACGGCAAAGGCGAGTGTGCGCGCAAACTGGGTGGCGCTCTCGTGCGGTCACCGCATACTAGGCCACAGCAGGATTGCCGCAGCTGTCATGGATACCATGACTTCCATCATGGACGCTGGCGACAATCCCGTCGAAGTGAGCGAGGCACAATTGTATCGCGTCGAGCTGGAGCTGGAGAGCGGGGCACCGCAGCGTGCGTTGGAGCTGCTCAAGAAGCACGACAGCGAGATCATCGACGTGGagacgaagctgctgctgcgtgccaaggcgcacgcgcagctcgGTCAACGCATGGAAGCGGAGAAACGCTACATAGAGGTGATCTCGATGGGTGTGTCGGAGGCGGACAGCATCGCAGCCCTGGCTCACCTGCGGAAGATCCCGCTCGACCGCTACCTTCGCCCGGCAGCGGGGTACACGGAGAAGTACATGGAGATCATCGACCGTGTCCTGAAGGCATGCCCAAAGTGCGACTACGCAAAACGCCACGCGCTGGACTGCGTGCCAATCGCGGAGTTCAGTGAGCGtctcgccgccttcgccacaCCCTACATCCAGCGCATGATTCCGTCCTTGTTCAGCGTGCTCAAGTCATTGTACGTGGATGCCGAGCGAGCGGCAATCATAGGTGACGTCTTCGCGATGATGGAGCGGGAGCTGGAGGCCAAGGACTTCTCTCGTTTTGGCGGGGAAGCGAACCCGTGCTACATTCTTTGGGTGCGCACGTTTCTCGCGTCGCACTaccgccgcaccggcgaatacgcgctggcgcatgcCTACATTGAAAAGGCCATCAACCACACACCAACACTAGAGCTGCTTTACCTGGAAAAAGCGAAGATATTTGCGCGCGAGGGCAAGACGGCCGAGGCAGCCGAGCAGGCTGATTTGGCGCGGAGGTTGGATTTGCAGGACAAGTACCTGAATAGCAAGGCGGCCAAATACTACTTCCGCGACAATCaggtggagaggggggaggcgacgATGCAGCTCTTCTACAAACCGTCGGTGGTGACGGGTGACACCTACCTCACAGCACTCGAATCGCAGTGCTATTGGTATGA comes from the Leishmania infantum JPCM5 genome chromosome 36 genome and includes:
- a CDS encoding putative N-acetyltransferase subunit Nat1 — protein: MSSAPSTLSADQQRLFDRMNREYSNREYSKALRTSECILRVVPDHVDTFAGRGLVLYNMERQEEGYESIKQAILLNPKSMVAWHALGMCQRLDKKFGEAVKAFKRALTFDPANTEVLRDLASACIQVRDWPLFLEAREKMVTAKASVRANWVALSCGHRILGHSRIAAAVMDTMTSIMDAGDNPVEVSEAQLYRVELELESGAPQRALELLKKHDSEIIDVETKLLLRAKAHAQLGQRMEAEKRYIEVISMGVSEADSIAALAHLRKIPLDRYLRPAAGYTEKYMEIIDRVLKACPKCDYAKRHALDCVPIAEFSERLAAFATPYIQRMIPSLFSVLKSLYVDAERAAIIGDVFAMMERELEAKDFSRFGGEANPCYILWVRTFLASHYRRTGEYALAHAYIEKAINHTPTLELLYLEKAKIFAREGKTAEAAEQADLARRLDLQDKYLNSKAAKYYFRDNQVERGEATMQLFYKPSVVTGDTYLTALESQCYWYEREVGEAFYRRGDYISALQNLLMFERHHEQNHCELSDFHNYVFRRNTMRPWFDVLDCDDNMGRNKFFLKFCPAIVRTYMRIHEKGEEAVRAAHVPRPELKFDAIAADEVKRMKQQQKDYYISDVDLSEPLVKASRYMGYLLAHRSTQASTHTLAIELYTAAAKPLLVARSLLSLHRQRYNKTKELAVAFKTGLYTTTTMDSRVQAVVDEILATLLE